The Bradyrhizobium sp. CCBAU 051011 DNA segment ATGGTTCGCGCGGCGCCGACGTCAATCAAAATAAGAACGAGCGGTGTCGGCATTTGATATCCGTTATGCGGCGCCCCCCCCCACCCCGGCCCTCCCCCGCATGCGCGAGAGAGGGAGGGCAGCGGAGCGTTCACTTCACCAAGGAGCAGCCACCTTCGGCGAGCGGTCGGAAGGCCTGGTCGGCGGGAATGGTCGAGACCAGCTTGTAGTAGTCGTAGGGATATTTCGACTCTTCGGGCTTCTTCACCTCGAACAGGTACATCGGGTGAATGACGCGGCCGTCCTGGCGGATGGTGACATCGCCGAACAGCTTGTCCTTGCCCTTGAACTTCTTCATCTGCGGCACCGCGTCCTTGGCGTGATCGCTGCCGGTGGCCGCCACCGCATTGAGATAGGCCAACGTCGAGGCATAGACGCCGGCCTGGTTGCCGCTCGGCATCTTGCCGTTCACGCCCGGCCGCGCCGCAAAGCGCTTTGCAAACGCGCGGGTGTCGTCGTCCGTGTCCCAGTAGAACGCCTCGAACAATTGCAGGCCCTGCCCCACTTTCAGCCCCATGCCGTGGACGTCGTTTATGAAGAGCAGGAAGGCCACCATGGTCTGCCCGCTCTGCTGGAGACCGAACTCGGCGGCCTGCTTCACGGCATTGACGGTGTCGCCACCGGCATTGGCAAGCCCGATCACCTTGGCCTTGGAATTCTGCGCCTGCAGCAACAGCGAGGCGAAGTCCGCCGTGTTGAGCGGGTGCTTGGCCGAGCCCAGCACCTTGCCGCCGTGCTTCTCGATGTAATTGGTGGCTTCGGCCTCGATGCCCTGGCCGAGGGCAAAATTCACCGTGATGAAGTACCATTCCTTGCCACCGCGCGCCATCATCGCCGCCGCGGTGGAGTTGCCGGTGGCCCAGGCGTCGTTGACCCACTGGATGGTGTTGGGCGAGCAGGCCTTGCCGGTCAGGTCGGAGCTCGCGGTCGATGACGCGAGAAACGTCATGCGGCTGTCGCGCAAGAGCGAATTGATGGTGAGGCCGACCGCCGAGTTCGGCACATCGACCACGGCATCGACGCCGTCGACGTCAAGCCATTTGCGTACGATGGCGGAGCCGACGTCGGCCTTGTTCTGGTGGTCGGCGTAGACGATTTCGACCTTGATGCCCTTGCCGCCGCCATTGAAATCTTCCGCCGCCATGCGCGCGGCTTCCACCGAGCCCATGCCGTTGGTGTCCTGGAAGATGCCCGAAATGTCGTTGAGCACGCCGACACGCACGACGTTGTCGGAAATTTCCGCGCGTGCCGTCGGCGCAAGCGCGCAAGACAAGGCAAGCGCCAGACCGAACCTGAAAGCCCTCATCGTTCTCTCCCTCTGTATCTGATCTCTGATGTTCCCGAACTTCGCCGGGTTCAAAATTCGATGCAGGCGGTGGCGGCCGGTCACGCCATCACGTCTGGCGGTCCGGCAGGCGCAGCAGCAGGCCGTCAAGGTCCGCAGCAAACTTGATCTGGCAGGACAGGCGGCTGTTGGCCCGCCGTTCGGCGGCGGCGCCGTCGAGCAGCGCGTCCTCGTCGACATAGACATGGCAGGTGGCGCACATGGCATTGCCGCCGCATTCGGCCAGAATTCCACTGACGTCCTGGCGCGTCGCGGCCTGTATGGCGCTTTCGCCATCGCTGGCCTCGATGCGTTGCGCGCGGCCGTCTGGGTGAACAAACGTGATGCTGGGCATGGGCGGTCCGTCAGGCCGGAGAAATCGTGATCGGGAGACTTTCGAGGCCGCGCAGCGTGTTGTTGTAGCGGCGCTTCACCGGCCCTGATATCTCGATCTTTCCAACCTTGCGGGCAATCGCCGCCAGCATCACCTCGCCTTCGAGGCGCGCGACAAGCTGGCCGACGCACATGTGAATGCCGGAGCCAAATCCGACATGGCCCGAAGTGCGGCGGGTGATGTCGTAACGGTCAGGGTTTTCCCAGCGCCGCGGATCGCGGTTGGCGGCGCCGAGGAACATCAGGACCTTCTCCCCTTCCCCGATGCGCTGGCCCGATAGTTCGACCTCCCGCGTCGTGGTGCGGAAGAAGGTCTGCACCGGGCTTTCGAAGCGGATTGCCTCCTCGAAGGCGTTGCGCGCCAGCGTCGGATCGCTGCGCAGCTTTGCCAGTTGATCGGGAAAGCGCGCCAGGCAATAAACGGCGGCGCCAATACCGTAGACGGTGGTATCGAGTCCCGCCGACAACAGCGAGCGCACCAATAAAGGCGCTTCCTCATGGGTGATGTCACCGGCATCGGCGCGGGCGTGAATGCAGGCGCCGAAGCCGCCGGGGGCGAGGTTTTCGCGCTGGCATTGTTCGGCGACATAGGCCTGATGCGGCGCCGAGCGCTCGATTGCTTCCTGACGCAGCTGGTTGGGCGGCCCGAAGGCGTTGAACACGAGGCTCGCATAGGGCAGCAGGTTCTCCCGCCCCTCCTGCTTTAGTCCCAACGCGTCGGGGAAAACCGACAATGGATAGGCCTCCGCAAGATCAGTGATCGCATCAAAGGTGCCGCGCGCCAGCAATTCGTCGGCCTTGGCTTCGGCCAGCGCGGTGAAATGGCTGCGCAGCGGCTTCATCGCGGTCGCCGACAGGACCTGGTTCAGCACGGCGCGGGTACGCGTATGCGCCGGGGGATCCGCCTCGAGAATGATGCTTTGCGGACGCCAGGCCTTTTCCTTGGCGAAATCGCTGAGGCCCACGCCACGGCTGGAACAGAAGGTCATGGGATCGTTGAGGACGGCGTGCACTTCCGCGTAGCGCGCCACGCCATAGACGCCCCATTTGTCGAGCCACACCACCGGCCCGGCCTCACGCAGCGCTTCGTGGATCGGGTGTGGATCCTCGAAGAACTCGGTCGAAAACGGGTCCACGTCGAGATGGGGCACGCCGGCCGGCGCACCACGTTCCGGGGTGACAGATCCGGTCCGGGAGGTCGCGCTCATGTGGGTCTCCTGCATAATGTTCTTGCAGAGCGGTATGCGCTGTCTCTATGTCTGGAACGCTGAAGCGGCTTCGGAAGAGCATGAGCAGAAACAGACAGGCGCGCGTCCCTCGCGCGGGCGCGGCAAGCAGGAGCGGACGGGCCGAACAGGTGCTCGACCTCGACCGCTACGTTCCGGCGCTCATCACCTTCATTGCCAACAAATTGTCGCGCAGTGCGACCGTCGTCTATCAGAAGCGCTTTGGGGTCAACGTCACGGAATGGCGGATCCTGTCGCTGCTGGCGATCGAGCCAGAAATTTCGGCGGCGCGGATCTGCCATGTGATCGGCTTCGACAAGGGGCCGGTCAGCCGGACCCTGGCCGGCATGGAGGAGCGTGGGCTGGTCAGCATCCGGGCCGACCGGGAGGACGGGCGCACCCATTCGATCTCGCTGACCGCGAAGGGATATACCACCCACGATCAAGTCATCGCAGTCGCGCTCGAACGTGAGCGCCGCCTGCTTTCCTGCTTGAGCAAACCGGAGCGCGAGACCCTGATCGCGCTGCTGCTGCGGGTGCACGGCAATCTCGACGCCGTGAAAGGCGCCGGCGAAGTCGATACGCGGAGCTGAACGGCGCGTATTAGCCACGCCGCGACCACCCCACTGCATACGCGACATCGCATTGCGTCGAGACGATCCGACACGCCCGAACATCCGTTTCTCCCTGTGCGGCCCGGCACTCTGTGCTCTGCGGTCGGCCGCATTGTGAAAACACGGTCGCACAAATTAGTTGCCTTGGCAACATATACGACAAGCCTCGACGGTCGATTTTTAGGCGGCGGCCGGTTCCTGCCGGCCGCCGTCGGTCAGATCATCTCTTGACCAGCGGGCAGTTGCCTTCGCTCTCAGGCCGAAACGCTTGATCGCCGGGAATGGTTGCAACGACCTTCAAGAGATCCCACTTCGACGTGGACTCGTCGGGCTTCTTCACCTCGAGCAGAAACAGCGGATGGATCTTGCGTCCATCAGCGCGGATGGTTCCCTTGCCGAACAGCGGGTCGTCGGTCGGCATTGCCTTCATTGCCGCAACCACCGCCTTGCCATCCACGGCGCCGCCGGCCTTGTCGACGGCTTTCAGGTAATGCAGCACGGATGCGTAGACGCCGGCCTGCATGTCGTTCGGATGATTCTTCTGCGGATGACGTTCGGCGAAGCGCTTGGCAAAGGCGCGCGTGCCGTCGTTCAAATCCCAGTAGAACGGATTCATGATCTGCGCGCCCTGCGCGGCCTTCAGCCCGAGCGCGGGAATGCCGTTCATGCCGAGGATCAGGCCGACCAGCCGCTGTTTCTGCGTCAGCCCGAACTCCGCCGCCTGCTTGATCGAAGTGATGGTGTCGTCGCCGGCATTCGCCACACCAACGATATCGGCGCCCGAGGCCTGCGCCTGCAGCAGGAACGAGGCGTAATCGGCGGTGCCGAGCGGATGGCGCACGGCGCCGAGAACTTCGCCGCCGGATGCCTTGACGCCTTCCATGGCCTGCTTTTCCAGATCATGGCCGAAGGCGTAATCGGCGGTCAGGAAGAACCATTTCTTGCCGCCCTGGGCTACCACGGCTTTGCCGAGGCCGCGGCCATAGGCGTAGGTATCGTAGGTCCAGTGCACGGTATTCGGCGTGCACTTCTCGCCGGTGAGCAGCGCGGTGCCGGCGCCGGAGCCGATGAAGACCTTGTTCTTCTGCTCGCTCATGGCGGCGACCGCCAGCGCAATCGCCGAGTTCGGCAGGTCGAAGATGGCGTCGATGCTCTCGGTGTCGTACCAGCGCCGCGCGATGCCGACGCCGACGTCGGTCTTGTTCTGGTGATCGGCGGTAATGACGTCGACCGGCTTGCCGGCAGCCTTGCCGCCATAGTCCTCCACCGCCATCTGCGCGGCGATTACCGAGCCTATGCCCTGATAGGTCGAGAACACGCCCGACTGGTCGTTGAGCACGCCGATGCGGACGCGTTCCTGGCCGTGTGCCGGACTGACGAGCAGTGCGCCGAGCGCGGCAACGAATATCCCTTCGCGAAAAAACTGTCGCATGCATTCCCTCCTGTGCGGAAAAGGCGGCCTTCGCGACCACTTCTAAATTGCTTATAACTTATAAGCATTTTGAGGATTGTCAATTCACGTAATGCCGTGCGAGCTATTGCCTATGGCGAGAATCGGAAGAGTTTCGACGCGCAAGACCAACGGGGGAGCCAGGCCGGCTGAACCGGACCCGGGGCGCGAACTCGATCTGACCGCGCTGCAGCGCACCCCCGGTTTCATGATCCGTATTCTGCAGTTGCAGAATTTCGAGGCGTTTTACCCCTATTTCGAATCGCTAAAGCTTTCGCCGCTCGAATACGCCATTCTCGTCGCCGTCCGCGACAACAAGACGGTGACGCAGAGCGAGCTTGCCGCCGTGCTGAAAATGCAATTGCCCAACCTCGTGAAGATCCTGTCGCGGATGGAGGAGACCGGAGTTCTCAAGCGCAAGCGGTCGGCGCGGGACCGGCGGGCGGTCGAGCTCAGCCTCAGCGCGGCGGGCGAGCGGCGCGCCGACGAAGCCAGCCGGCTCGGCGAGAGTTTTAACGCGCAGACGCTTTCCGCGCTCAGCAAATCAGAACAATCCGCCTTTCTCCAGATGCTGGTGCGGCTGGTGGACGCGCACAAGAACGGGTTTTGAGGGCTCGAACTCATCTCAACCGGCACAGCCGATCCATTCGGCCGAGGTATCATCGTCCAGCGTTGCCACCGCGCTTGCGCGCCGCGTCAGCACCGCGCGCTGGTTGATGTAGCCCTTGTCGGTGATTTCGCCGCCATCAACCGACGGCGGCTCAGCCAGCAGCAGCGCCCGCGTCGCGTGCCCTGACGAGTTGCCGCTCTGCGCCTTCAGCTTCGCAAGGCCCTGTGCGACGGCGGTACGAACCTTGTCGTGGCCGATCACGTCCCTCACATCGGCATTGTCTGATAGGCCGGCATGCGCCCGGCAGGCTGCGGTGTTCGGGAATACCAGGAAGCGAACCTCGTCGCCGCCGTGGCCGGTGACCACGATATCCTGCGCCAGCGGCGCCAGCGCTGCGATGCCCGCAACGCGCAAGGTGCCGACGCTGACCCAAGTGCCGGAATCGAGTTTGAAATCTTCGGCGACACGGCCGTCGAAGAACAATCCGAGTTCGGGACGCGCCGGATCGGCAAAAGTCACGGCGTCGCCGATCAGATAGAAGCCCTCCGCATCGAACGCCTGTGCGGTCAGTTCGGGCGCCTTCCAGTAGCCGGGCGTGACGTTCGGGCCGCGCACCCGCACCTCAAGCTTGTCGCCCGAGGGCACCAGCTTCAGCTCGGTGCCGGGGATCGGCACGCCGATATTGCCGGAACGTTTTGCCTGGAAATGGCAATCGGTGGCGAGCGGCGAGGTCTCGGTCGAACCCCAGGCCGACACCATCGGCAGCGCGCGGCCGACCGTCTTGATCGAAAGCTCTTCCAGCGCATCCCAGAGATTCTGCGGCAAGGCAGCCCCGGCATAGAAGGCGAATTTCACTTCGCTGAAGAATTTCGTCCGCAACGCCTCGTCGCCTCGCAGCGCCGCGATCAGCATGTCGAAACCGCGCGGCACGTTGAAGTAAACCGTCGGCATCACGCTGCGCAGATTGGCGAGCGATGTTGCGAACAATCCGGGCGCCGGCTTGCCGCCGTCGACATAGAGCGTGCCGCCATTGCGCAGCACGAGATTGAAATTGTGGTTGGCGCCGAAGGTATGGCTCCAGGGCAGCCAGTCGAGGATCACGAGTTCCTCGCCGCTACTCTCCAGAAAAGTCCAGGTTTGCGCCTTGGCCTGCTGGCTCGAGGTCAGCATGCGCTGGGTGTTGATCACGGCCTTTGGCGTGCCGGTCGAGCCCGAAGTGAACAGGAACTTTGCAATCGTATCCGGCGTAATCGCGGCAAAGGCCTTTTCGACATCGGGCGTCTCCGGCGTTGCCGCGATGGCGCGGAAGGAGATCGCGTTATCATCGTCTGCACTGCCACTGACGATGGTGGCCGAATGCAGCGGCGTGATCGCAGCCAGCGCCGCTGCGAAAGGTTTTGTCGCGGATACATAGATCGCGCCCGGCCCGAGCAGTGTGATCATGCTCTTGAGCTTGTCGAAATCTCGGGACATCAACGAATAGGCTGGCGAGATCGCGGCCGAGGGCACGCCGACATGCTGGGCCGCAAGTGCAAACAGCGCATGCTCAACGCTGTTGTCGGACAGGATCACCAGCGGACGCTCGGCGCTCAGGCCTTGCGCGAGAATCCACGCAGCGGCGGAGCGCACCTTCTTCAGGGCATCCTTGTAGGTGACCGTCGTCCAGGGCGCATCGGGGCTGGTGCGGTCGGCAAGAAAAATCCGGTCTGGCGCCTGCCGCGCCCAATGCTCCAGCCAGTCACCGATGCAACGCGCGCTGTCCCGCAGCGGCGTCGTGGATTTCAGGATGATGCTGCCATCGGCCCGGCGATCGCTGGCGATCGCGGGCGTCGCGAAAAGCTTCTGGGAATCGGCACCGCTGTTGGCGGCGATAGTCATGGGCTTCCTCCTGCAGCCTCGAACGGGCTGGCTTGACGCTAATGTTGAGCACAACAATTGTTGTCGTCAACAACAATCTTCCCCTTGCTCTCGCGAAGCGCTAAAAGGGAAGGATGACGAGGAACAGTCAGGCACCCAGAATTGCCAAGTCACGAACTGCCAAGCCGCGCGCCGGTATCGGGCCACGCCCCGGCCGCACGCGAAATGGAAACGGCAGCGCGCACAACGATCTCATGAATGGCGAGATCGGCCTCGATGCGCTGGCCGGTCACGCCGGCTATGCGGTGCGCCGCTTCCAGATCTGGATTTTTCAGGACTTCATTCGCACGCTCGGCGCCGTCGACATCCGCCCGACGCAGTATTCGGTGATGACGGTGATCGGCGCCAACCCGGGCCTGAGCCAGATGGCGGTGGCAAAACGGCTCGGGATCGAGCGGGCCAGGCTGGTGCACCTGCTGGACAGCCTCGAACATCGCAATCTCGTCAGCCGGATCAAATCGGCCACCGACCGGCGCTCCCATGCGCTGCACCTGACCGCGCGGGGCCGGACGGCGCTGGCGCAATTCAAGCGGCTCGCCGCCGAGCACGAGCGCCATGTGGCCGAGAAGATCGGCAAGGAGAACCGGGAGCGGCTGCTGCAGATTCTGTCTGCGTTCACGTGATCGCGGCCAGCGCCTCGACCAAGGCCGCGTTCGCCTAAATTTTAAGCATGCATCACTTCAGCCATGCCCGCCGAGTGAGCCAAACTACATAATAAGCATCTGATACTACGTATTTATCCTTCAGGATCGACTTGACGGAGCCATTGTACACAATGGCACATCGCTTGCTTCACTCCCGGTAACTATTGCTCGCTGGAGTTTTGCTCGCCATGGGGTCCGACACGCCTGAAACCATTGCCGACATCGTCGCCGCGCATCGCGCCGGCGCCATGACCCCGGCGCAAACCATTGCCCGCTCCTATCAGCGCATCCGCGCCCATAACGATCCCGCCGTTTTCATCAGCCTGCGCGACGAGCAGGATGCGCGCAAGGAGGCCGAGGCGCTGGCGAGCAAGGACGCCGCAGCGCTACCGCTGTTCGGCGTCCCCGTCGCGGTGAAAGACAATATCGATGCGCTGGGCTTAGCGACCACGGCGGCCTGCCCGGCCTTCTCCTATACGCCGGCGCAGGATTCGACGGCGGTGGCAAAGCTGCGCGCGGCCGGCGCCATCGTCATCGGCAAGACCAATCTCGATCAGTTCGCGACCGGTCTCGTCGGTGTCCGCTCGCCCTACGGCATTCCCGTCAATCCGATCCGCGCCGATCTCGTTCCGGGCGGATCGAGTTCGGGCTCGGCGGTGGCCGTGTCCGCTGGCCTCGTGCCGCTGGCGCTCGGCACCGATACCGCGGGCAGCGGCCGAGTGCCGGCGATGCTGAACAACATCGTTGGCCTGAAGCCGAGCCTCGGGCTGATCTCCAATGCCGGACTGGTGCCGGCGTGCCGCACGCTGGACTGTATTTCGGTGTTCTCACTTACCGTTGACGACGCGATGACCGCTCTTTCGGCGATGGCCGGACCTGACGGCGCCGATCCGTTCTCGCGCGACCGGCCGCTTGCGCCGATGTCGGCATTTCCAGGCACGCTCCGGCTCGGGGTGCCGCGCAACGGCCAATTGATCTTCTTCGGCGACCGCGCCGCCGAGAAAGCCTATAACGAGGCGCTCAAGCGCTGGACACAACTCGGCGCCACGCTGGTCGAATTCGACCTCGAACCGTTTTATGAGACCGCACGGCTGCTGTATGAGGGCCCCTGGGTCGCCGAGCGTTATCTCGTGATCCGCGATCTGCTGTCGTCCTCGCCCGATGCGATCCATCCGGTGACACGCGAGATCACCGCGGCCGGGGCGCAGCTGACCGCCGCCGACACGTTTGCTTCGCTCTATCGCCTGCAGGCGCTGCGGCGCGCGGCCGAACGAACGTTTGCCCATTTCGACGCGATGGTGCTGCCGACGGCGCCGACCGCCTATTCGACCGCGCAGGTGCTGGCCAACCCGGTCGAGCTCAACTCCAGGCTCGGCACCTACACCAATTTTGTGAATTTGCTCGACCTCTGCGGCCTTGCACTGCCGGCCGCGATGCGGGGCGACGGCATTCCGTTCGGCATCACGCTGCTGGCGCCTGCCGGGCGCGACGCCCAGCTTGCCAGCATCGGGCGGGTGTTTCACGCCGACACCAAACTGGCGATGGGCGCCAAGGGCGTGATGCAGCCCACGCTCGCCGCATTGCCGGCCGGCGCGAGCGGCGATGAAATCGCGATCGCCGTGGTCGGCGCGCATCTCTCGGGCATGGCGCTCAACGGCGAACTGCAGGCGCTCGGCGCCCGCCTGCTCGAAGCGACCACAACCGCGCCGGATTACAAACTCTACGCGCTCGACACGGTGCCGCCGAAGCCCGGCATGCTGCGCGTAGATGCGGGCGAGGGACATTCGATCAAGCTGGAGCTATGGGCATTGTCGGCGGCAGCCTTCGGCAAATTCGTCGCCGCGATTCCGCCGCCGCTCGGGATCGGCACGATACGGCTGGCCGACGGCAGGGGCGTGAAGGG contains these protein-coding regions:
- a CDS encoding MarR family winged helix-turn-helix transcriptional regulator: MNGEIGLDALAGHAGYAVRRFQIWIFQDFIRTLGAVDIRPTQYSVMTVIGANPGLSQMAVAKRLGIERARLVHLLDSLEHRNLVSRIKSATDRRSHALHLTARGRTALAQFKRLAAEHERHVAEKIGKENRERLLQILSAFT
- a CDS encoding ABC transporter substrate-binding protein; this encodes MRQFFREGIFVAALGALLVSPAHGQERVRIGVLNDQSGVFSTYQGIGSVIAAQMAVEDYGGKAAGKPVDVITADHQNKTDVGVGIARRWYDTESIDAIFDLPNSAIALAVAAMSEQKNKVFIGSGAGTALLTGEKCTPNTVHWTYDTYAYGRGLGKAVVAQGGKKWFFLTADYAFGHDLEKQAMEGVKASGGEVLGAVRHPLGTADYASFLLQAQASGADIVGVANAGDDTITSIKQAAEFGLTQKQRLVGLILGMNGIPALGLKAAQGAQIMNPFYWDLNDGTRAFAKRFAERHPQKNHPNDMQAGVYASVLHYLKAVDKAGGAVDGKAVVAAMKAMPTDDPLFGKGTIRADGRKIHPLFLLEVKKPDESTSKWDLLKVVATIPGDQAFRPESEGNCPLVKR
- a CDS encoding feruloyl-CoA synthase yields the protein MTIAANSGADSQKLFATPAIASDRRADGSIILKSTTPLRDSARCIGDWLEHWARQAPDRIFLADRTSPDAPWTTVTYKDALKKVRSAAAWILAQGLSAERPLVILSDNSVEHALFALAAQHVGVPSAAISPAYSLMSRDFDKLKSMITLLGPGAIYVSATKPFAAALAAITPLHSATIVSGSADDDNAISFRAIAATPETPDVEKAFAAITPDTIAKFLFTSGSTGTPKAVINTQRMLTSSQQAKAQTWTFLESSGEELVILDWLPWSHTFGANHNFNLVLRNGGTLYVDGGKPAPGLFATSLANLRSVMPTVYFNVPRGFDMLIAALRGDEALRTKFFSEVKFAFYAGAALPQNLWDALEELSIKTVGRALPMVSAWGSTETSPLATDCHFQAKRSGNIGVPIPGTELKLVPSGDKLEVRVRGPNVTPGYWKAPELTAQAFDAEGFYLIGDAVTFADPARPELGLFFDGRVAEDFKLDSGTWVSVGTLRVAGIAALAPLAQDIVVTGHGGDEVRFLVFPNTAACRAHAGLSDNADVRDVIGHDKVRTAVAQGLAKLKAQSGNSSGHATRALLLAEPPSVDGGEITDKGYINQRAVLTRRASAVATLDDDTSAEWIGCAG
- a CDS encoding MarR family winged helix-turn-helix transcriptional regulator; this translates as MARIGRVSTRKTNGGARPAEPDPGRELDLTALQRTPGFMIRILQLQNFEAFYPYFESLKLSPLEYAILVAVRDNKTVTQSELAAVLKMQLPNLVKILSRMEETGVLKRKRSARDRRAVELSLSAAGERRADEASRLGESFNAQTLSALSKSEQSAFLQMLVRLVDAHKNGF
- a CDS encoding ABC transporter substrate-binding protein translates to MRAFRFGLALALSCALAPTARAEISDNVVRVGVLNDISGIFQDTNGMGSVEAARMAAEDFNGGGKGIKVEIVYADHQNKADVGSAIVRKWLDVDGVDAVVDVPNSAVGLTINSLLRDSRMTFLASSTASSDLTGKACSPNTIQWVNDAWATGNSTAAAMMARGGKEWYFITVNFALGQGIEAEATNYIEKHGGKVLGSAKHPLNTADFASLLLQAQNSKAKVIGLANAGGDTVNAVKQAAEFGLQQSGQTMVAFLLFINDVHGMGLKVGQGLQLFEAFYWDTDDDTRAFAKRFAARPGVNGKMPSGNQAGVYASTLAYLNAVAATGSDHAKDAVPQMKKFKGKDKLFGDVTIRQDGRVIHPMYLFEVKKPEESKYPYDYYKLVSTIPADQAFRPLAEGGCSLVK
- a CDS encoding 2Fe-2S iron-sulfur cluster-binding protein, which codes for MPSITFVHPDGRAQRIEASDGESAIQAATRQDVSGILAECGGNAMCATCHVYVDEDALLDGAAAERRANSRLSCQIKFAADLDGLLLRLPDRQT
- a CDS encoding MarR family winged helix-turn-helix transcriptional regulator, which encodes MSRNRQARVPRAGAASRSGRAEQVLDLDRYVPALITFIANKLSRSATVVYQKRFGVNVTEWRILSLLAIEPEISAARICHVIGFDKGPVSRTLAGMEERGLVSIRADREDGRTHSISLTAKGYTTHDQVIAVALERERRLLSCLSKPERETLIALLLRVHGNLDAVKGAGEVDTRS
- a CDS encoding cytochrome P450, translating into MSATSRTGSVTPERGAPAGVPHLDVDPFSTEFFEDPHPIHEALREAGPVVWLDKWGVYGVARYAEVHAVLNDPMTFCSSRGVGLSDFAKEKAWRPQSIILEADPPAHTRTRAVLNQVLSATAMKPLRSHFTALAEAKADELLARGTFDAITDLAEAYPLSVFPDALGLKQEGRENLLPYASLVFNAFGPPNQLRQEAIERSAPHQAYVAEQCQRENLAPGGFGACIHARADAGDITHEEAPLLVRSLLSAGLDTTVYGIGAAVYCLARFPDQLAKLRSDPTLARNAFEEAIRFESPVQTFFRTTTREVELSGQRIGEGEKVLMFLGAANRDPRRWENPDRYDITRRTSGHVGFGSGIHMCVGQLVARLEGEVMLAAIARKVGKIEISGPVKRRYNNTLRGLESLPITISPA
- the atzF gene encoding allophanate hydrolase, producing the protein MGSDTPETIADIVAAHRAGAMTPAQTIARSYQRIRAHNDPAVFISLRDEQDARKEAEALASKDAAALPLFGVPVAVKDNIDALGLATTAACPAFSYTPAQDSTAVAKLRAAGAIVIGKTNLDQFATGLVGVRSPYGIPVNPIRADLVPGGSSSGSAVAVSAGLVPLALGTDTAGSGRVPAMLNNIVGLKPSLGLISNAGLVPACRTLDCISVFSLTVDDAMTALSAMAGPDGADPFSRDRPLAPMSAFPGTLRLGVPRNGQLIFFGDRAAEKAYNEALKRWTQLGATLVEFDLEPFYETARLLYEGPWVAERYLVIRDLLSSSPDAIHPVTREITAAGAQLTAADTFASLYRLQALRRAAERTFAHFDAMVLPTAPTAYSTAQVLANPVELNSRLGTYTNFVNLLDLCGLALPAAMRGDGIPFGITLLAPAGRDAQLASIGRVFHADTKLAMGAKGVMQPTLAALPAGASGDEIAIAVVGAHLSGMALNGELQALGARLLEATTTAPDYKLYALDTVPPKPGMLRVDAGEGHSIKLELWALSAAAFGKFVAAIPPPLGIGTIRLADGRGVKGFVVEPVAIDGARDISAYGGWRAFMADKAAV